One part of the Sardina pilchardus chromosome 5, fSarPil1.1, whole genome shotgun sequence genome encodes these proteins:
- the LOC134080877 gene encoding odorant receptor 131-2-like, giving the protein MDIANQSSEGSALVHQQMFRVKLNEGPLTKLVVATLMSLFFTGINSIMFHTLLSKPMLRELPRYILFAHMLCNDSVQLMVSILLYILSLNAQLIPKAVCALISLVGVATFCNAALNLAVMSLERYVAICFPLRHSEMVTRKTTGVSIVVIWHFSMLNMSIDIIYGLIVSPASFKDPMFCYRERFLVSPWQIDVFQGFNIFFFVMVTAILIFTYINVVVAARSASAEKESAKKAHKTILLHLVQLVLCVNTFIYGSIERALAMTSSSRLFMDLRYLNFLFVLILPRCLSPLIYGLRDDAVRPLFLYYVRCGTQKVKPSISENL; this is encoded by the coding sequence ATGGATATTGCTAACCAGTCCAGTGAAGGCTCTGCCCTGGTGCATCAGCAGATGTTTAGGGTGAAACTGAATGAGGGGCCGCTCACTAAACTTGTTGTTGCCACTCTCATGTCCCTGTTTTTCACAGGCATCAACAGCATCATGTTTCACACTCTCTTGAGTAAGCCTATGTTAAGAGAGCTGCCTCGCTATATCCTCTTTGCCCACATGCTCTGTAATGATAGTGTTCAGTTAATGGTCTCCATATTGCTCTATATTTTGTCCTTGAATGCGCAACTGATTCCTAAGGCCGTCTGTGCACTGATCTCGTTGGTGGGAGTGGCAACATTTTGCAATGCTGCATTGAATCTGGCTGTGATGTCGCTTGAGCGCTACGTGGCTATTTGTTTTCCATTAAGACACAGTGAGATGGTGACCCGAAAAACAACAGGTGTTTCTATTGTGGTCATCTGGCACTTCAGTATGTTAAACATGTCGATCGATATAATTTATGGACTGATAGTGAGTCCAGCATCTTTTAAAGATCCCATGTTCTGTTATCGAGAGAGATTTCTTGTGTCACCATGGCAAATAGATGTATTTCAGGGCTTCAACAtatttttctttgtgatggtAACTGCCATTTTAATTTTCACCTACATTAATGTTGTGGTTGCAGCTCGATCTGCCTCAGCTGAAAAAGAATCTGCCAAGAAGGCTCATAAGACCATACTGCTTCATCTTGTTCAGCTAGTGCTCTGTGTTAACACATTTATTTACGGATCTATAGAGAGAGCCCTGGCTATGACCAGCAGCAGTCGACTGTTTATGGACCTGCGCTACCTGAACTTTCTCTTTGTTCTCATTCTGCCTCGGTGCCTGAGCCCCCTGATCTACGGCCTGAGAGACGATGCTGTTCGGCCCTTATTCCTCTACTATGTCAGGTGTGGAACCCAAAAGGTCAAGCCCTCTATATCTGAAAACTTATAA